TTGGCctccaggaagacaatctgaggacctgcctccactgtttgACAACGATCAGGGGTTGTCAAAGCCCGATTCTTGAAGGGGAAAGCGTAAGCAGTGGTGATTTCGCCAAGCCCCTCTCCCTGCTCCCTTACAGTTCTATAGATTTTTATGACCTGAGGAATCGGctggttaaaaggtctcactGAGCTACAATCTTTCTTGTAACAACTGGAAACGGAGAAACCATCCGGTGTCAGTTTTTTTATACTCCCCAATTGGTCATGTTTCGGTGAATGAAAATCTTTCGGGAGCTGCTATTGAGAAGCGCTCGAgttattttaaaagttcaacAATACAGCCTCATCTTGACGAAGTACCATAGGGCGAAACCATAGAGTTCATCAGGCATGgatttaaaaatggtttaagTGGGGCGAACCTACACTACGCTGCAAACACACCAGGCCGCTACGGtttgaagtcgaatttggctgtctTATTACAAGATGTCTTCCCCATTAACCCAATCTCAATCTAATAcctaataaggctggaacaaatatcaatttcttcttttgtcaccccccccccccccttcgaaatttcaaaaatcccgaaggggggaataaataaagtttgaagtatttttagtaaatttcaaataaaaattaaaatatttgaaagattacaagaccaaaaaccaaatcttggaagatggaagttaattcacattttgtaatcttgattttattgaattgttcgataaaaaaaacatgatttataggttttatgcaatgatatagtatgctatttggttgcatacaagctttcgtgcaatttattccaatttatttgtttttcgcattattttttattgtcccccccctcgcaatgttccaactccgagtgacaaaagaaggattttaaatttgttccggcctaaggTGTATGAATATAACTCATAGAGTTGAGATACCAGCACTCGGGAGACTGTCTGTAGACCGAtagtatgtttttgtttaagcAGGCCGATACGCTCAAACTATTGGCCGATATAATGTGCAGTAGACAGACAGGTGTCTCCGCAGAGATAGATAATCACGTGCTAGATGCGCTTCGATGTAATCATTCCGAGAACTTCTTGATTGTATGGTATTGAGGTTTTTCAGAAACATTTGGAAATTCGACTGCTGGAACCGAGTGACTCGGGAAACTCGGCTATTGCCACCTCGCGTGCATCGCAGGGTAAGGTCCAATGTCTCGAAATTCCTCTACAAAGTTTAAGCTCGCGACCTCTTCCCATGGTCCGATAGGGCCACGTTTTTCATGAGACCTTATCTTAGGCTTAGGACCAATTTTTGCATACGCGCAGTataattttacaagttttattTTACCATACTAATTTGGGTCACTGTAGTGCTTATTGATAGACTGAATAATGAGCTTAGATTGGACTTACTTGAAATGGAAGATCCGCAACGGTTTTGGCAAAGTAGAACGATTTCAGAGAGTACCAGTAGTTGAGATGTTCCCGTACGAATACGGACATTTCGGTCGGAActgaaataacaaaattgacacattATAGCGTTACCGCTGATACCCTTTAATTGGTGTCATAGATCTACTCACAAGTGAGAATGGTCGGCATCATCGCGGTGAACATTGTAAACATGGTGGTGAAGAAGATGCATCCTGCGTTACTCATAATCTTGGACGCCTCGTTTCCGATGTCATAGTAAATCATCCCGATGATTGCCCCAACGATAACATGTGATAGCAGTCTCATTTGCGTTAGCGTTTGATCGCGCATGATCGTGATGAAGGTCCGCTTCAGAAGGATCCAGAACTGCATCCAACCGGACGTGGGAAATCCGGACTGCTTCTTCGGCACCGTAATACTGACACTTTCCGTCGAATCGAGCAGCGAGGTGGTACAGGTGGGCTTGGACGATCCAGCCGTGCCACTTCCCGGGGGCCCCGTAATGATACCACCGACGACGCTGCTCCCGCCCAAGGTGGTCGTGGCCGTGGCCACCGTACTGATCGGGGCCGACGATTCCTCTCCGGATTTACTACTACTACTAACGAATTTGCTACTATCGTTATTGAGCGGTTCCAACGAAGGCATATTGATGGCGGTGAACTCGGCGGCCGACGGTTTCACCAGATCGTCCTCGCCCAGCTTCAGGGCGCTTACGATCTTTTCCTGGTGGTCCTCGGCAGCCAGTGCGATACTTTTCTGGGATCTGCTTTGAGCTAGGACCGGTTGGTTGTAGTTGTTGCACTTGCCGTTGTTGACCGCCGTCACCAGTTTGCTGTTCCAGTCTCCGTGCTCTCCGCAGGCCACCTCCATAACTGCAAAGAAAGGTGATTCGATTTAAGAAAGCTGGGCTGAATGGGTTATCAGGTAGAAAAATGTTTGGCCGTATAGGACAACAGGTGGAATGTGACAACCGAAGGTTATTAGGCAGAGTTATGCCAAATGGACGATACTCTGAATGGTCATAATGTCGATCGAATGATCGTCAGACCGAGAGGGCGATACGATGTTAGACTGAACGGTCACTAGGCTATGGCTGTAAGGTAAAATGATCACTAGGCCGAATAGTTGTCAGGCCGAATGGGTAGTAGATTGGAAAGATGATAGGCCGAATGAACTTTAGATGGAATAGCGCAATGGTGCGACGTTAGGTTGAATGGTCGTAAGActtagcatccattcggcctaacagcgtTTCTCCAGATAATTTATTGCATCATTGCGCAATTACAATTTATCATGTAATCATGTAACATTTTTCAGCTCCCTGTCTATTCGGCCTACCGTCAATTTAGCCTAACAACAATTTGTACgcacgaccattcggcctaatgataATTCGGCCTATCATCCATTTGGCCGAACGACCATTCGGTCTAACATCCTTCGGGCTTATTGTTAGACTGATAGTCTTCGGCTGAATGACTCAGCCTTAATTTCAATGTTGTATTCCAATTCATCTACGTCATCTAGAACAACCTTTTCTCAAACGGTAGATATTTAGAAATGGTGGGTTTAGATGCCAAACCGTGTCAAGTTTTGTGGATAGATTTCATCGTTTAATTTAAGAAATGAGAGCTTTTCGATACATCATTTGTGTTTAATTTATATGACCATCGATTGCTCAAACGACAatcaattcatttaaatttacattCCCGTAACAGGTGAAGCGTAAATAAGCATTTATGCTTATGCAGTTAATTCGCATAGTTTAAGCTTCGaaagaaatattacaaaatatatGCCGATTTTTTACCATAAACAATGGTTTTCAGAATCTCTGTTTCAATCAAGTTACTTAAaccaaaatttcattatttagtgTAAGAATTAAATTGATTGATCACTCACCATAATTAGCAGGATTGTGATAACTGGGACACTCCAGTCCCAGGGAGGCCAGGAACGGCACCAGACCGTTAACCTGACCCTGATAGATACACTGACCCTCGGTCAGCACGTAAAGATTATCAAACATTTCGAATATCCTCGCCGATGGTTGATGGATGGTACAGACGATGGTTCGGCCTCCACGGGCCAGTGATTTGAGAAGATGAATCAGTTGGGAACAGGTGGCACTATCCAGTCCGCTGGTTGGCTCGTCGAAAAACATTACAGGTGGGTTGTTGACTAATTCTAGTGCGATTGAGAGTCGCTTCCGTTGACCTCCGGAAAGGTTCAACGCCAGGGTGTTTGCTGCCTCTAGCAAACCGAGGGTGTCAATGATTTCCTCCACGATTTCCTTCTTCAATTCGAGAGAGATGTCCTTTTCAAGTTTCAGATTGGCCGAAACCATCATCGCTTCACGCACGGTCAGATACGGAAGTAACCGATCGTCCTGCATGATGTAACAGGAAAGCTTACGGAATTTGCGTAAGTTTCTCTCCTTCCCGTTGATTAACACAGATCCTATTAGATTGGAGGttctaaaatcgaaaaatgaaaataatattagtacattcgaaaattttgaatagcaAACGAACGTACTTGTAACCAGCCAAAATATTCATCAGGGTACTTTTGCCGGCCCCAGACGGGCCCATGATGGCGGTGAGTTCTCCGGAACGGAACTTCCCATTAATACCTTTGAGTATCGTCTTAAAGCTTCGCTTGTGACCCTCGGATACGGAATAGGCCAGCTCATTGAATTCGATGTCGATCGGGGGTCTCTTCGGTAGATGGGTGAGGGCCACCTGCAAATGAACGAGATGCGTAAAATGGAAAATCCAATTAATTAACGATTTTGATAATGCGAATAAGATTATTGTTCTACTAGGAAATCAAAGCATTGTACCAGATGTTATGTAAACAGATCAAGGTTTGAACTTTGTTCGTGTGGCAAGATTGGTGATCAGCGCCTTTCATGAATGAGCCATTCATTGATAAGGATTAAAATTGATGGGAAACCGATAATTTACGCATATCGCATCACCGATTAACAGCTTATCgaactgactttttttttgcgtgTAATTAAGGTTTCAAATTTAACGTTGGCAACAACTTTGATTTCTTGACCTGCCGCACCTGATAGCAAACACCAACGTTCGTTATCAAGTACGGCAGAGAAAGGTTCAAACATTGGGACACGTGCAACTTACCATCCCTTTCTTCTGGCCATTTTCACTATTGTTGAGCACTTTTCGGACCAATCCATGGGGCAGGTTGGAGTCCTTGGTTTGGCCGTTTGTTAGGAGGGCCCCGTTGCAGAGAGCATTTTGAGAGTTCCTGTGGAATAAAAGAGAAAACAGATATTGTTTTAAAAGTGTTGCATATGATAGGGCACAAGTAGTTAAATGCAGTGTTGttgtagaaaaataaattttaggtaAATCGTTTGAATTTCCACAAAAACcactttaaattaattttgcaaaaaaaataaatgtgacTTGTGAtttaattcaattgaatttgtaaATCAGTGTTTCATTATCGAGTTCACTATTGCCGAAAAAGCTAACAAAATAGTAGGTTCTAGGAATAACTCATCGAAACATTCAGTCCACGTAGATACCCCAGCACATCACATTTTGGTCCTTTGAACCGGATAAAATGCAGCGTTCGATAAATTGACGCATTTAGCTTGGCTTAGCTTGATTGGCAACTCATGTTCACCTTAAGTCcctaaatttcttattttattacttATCAAAATCATTGCGAGCATTTCGAATCGAACAGTCGCTTTCGTGGCCAAGACGAACAAGTTTCACATCGCTAAAGGTTGATCAAGGCCATCAACTTTGTGTAGAGACCAATAGACTGGTGCTCGGGATGAGCAGTAAATTTAATGCCCAAAACTCTTTGAAAATTAGCAATTACGATGCCGGCCACGTCCAAGTTGTCAATGATAAATGATACTTTAAAGGCTCATTCAGAACCATTTATTCCAGAATTTtacaaatgtttattttgtataTTACGAAACGACAatgcactgaacccaaattcactcttaaaattcacttgaaatttcacTTAAAAGTGGAAGTTCAGTGAATTTCTCCACTTCAAGTGGCTCATGTACATATGTTCACTAACTCATCACTTAAGTTTTAAGTGACTGACACTTGAAATTCCTCTGAATGTCAACTTATTTCGCCGCTCATTtcaatttcgttaaaaaattcacttgacccgttacttaattgtaaatttcactTGACTGGTCACTTAAAATCAGAATGATTGTACGAGTAGCTAATATCAGCTATGTTGTGAAGGTTTGTTGTTATTATGGAAACATAACAGAGTTTTGTTTGAGCTGGTAAGTGCAGAACAGGTGCAGGTGCATAACTCCTACAgagcaactaaaaaaaatgctatggTGAAAAATCTTTGTTGGATGTAAGTTgtgatgaatttcaaataaccaaaatatttcaatttaacttTTACTTTTCTTTATGCTTCCTCTAAAAACAGGTTTCGGAAATGCTTCCcgatgatattttattttgggaATTTTCAAGTACAGAGCAAAAAAAGTAGATAACTGCATATCATGAAAAAGAAAAAGCCACGAAACTTAatcaattaatgtttttttttcagatattatCAACCGATACTTTGGGAAAAAGCTAAAGAGCGGATGATTTGTAtgaaacttttgtatggggccaactaaaaaaaatcatgtttagaggttccacaaacgcgatctttgaaaaaagtggactttttaaaaattttattttaaataaattctgggtctaaaaattttcacaaaatttatacattctatattttttaaattttgtttggattaaaCAATAcacgcaaaaaaaataaaaaaatgaaataaatttgtatcaaaatttaaaattaacgagCCATATTctagaaacaaaaattgtacaaaaactTTGTATTCAagtgaccaaaatgtgtacctgacttaattttttttaatatcaatccCACTGAAAGAAGCGGTCATATGAActgcaatgagtaaaatgtactcattgcgtgtAAAATGACAATTTGCGACCGAAACACATTCACATTGGAGCCGCCATAACTTTTTCGTTtaaagtccaatcgtgttgcagtcttcagatgaaatgttagtcttagttaaaattttaataaaatcaacataaacaagcaaatgtaatttgtaaagaaaaaagtatttgatgaaaattcattttttgatgcttcttcagaacacaatgtctcagaaaccctttcacacttgagattcagtgcagcCTCTTCCCGTCATcagatttagctcaaatttggcatatggccttctgatgattcCTTAAAATCATCTTAGTCTTTTTTTCgcaagtgttttgattttcaagtagGCATTTATGAAAAcgaatttcataaataaaataaaatattctaaattgtgatttttaataaggGTTGAACCGTAAATATCTCTTCACacaatgatacaaacaacatactTTGTTGaacaaagtttaagtgcacaaaaatccgtatcttttgatggcattgataTTAAGAAAGTTTTATGCTAGGTACACCTTTTGgtaattgaatacaaaattttaggacaaaaaaaatttttttctgaaaaatagcttgctgattttgaatttcgatacaaatttggttcttttttctatttttcgcaaaagatatttaaaaaaaattaaaaaaatatataaattttgtgaaaatttttggactcagaattaatttaaaatcaaatctttaaaaagtggacttttttcaaagatcatgTTTGCGGAATCTCTAAACATACAAAAGTTCGTTCTTCACATCCTAATTTACCAATTCGGCTGTTGAGCCCCcagattttcaaatattatccaATTTCGGGACACCCTACTGAGTATACATTTCATATTCACTTCAGGCTCACTTGGAATTCACTTCGTCACTCACTTGAAATTTGCAAATGGCCAAAATTCACTCCAGAGGTCACTtacattttaagtgaaaattatgtttAGTGTGAGCCAGTATCACCGGCTACATATAGAAATCGTCTATActtctgcgaatctatattcaactATTTCGGGAAGGACTTTTTGTTAGTTGGGAAAAGGTTGAGATCAGGATTCTTTTTGGGAAATGGTGAAATACTACCGAACAAAACCAGTTGTTTTCTTGTTGTTATTCGTTTATCTTTTTTACGATTGTGCTAAATAATGTGTATGATGAATGTTGAACATTCCGATATAAAACTTATGGCTAAAGACTCCTTCAATAGAgaggtaaaaattattttgtacaTCCAGGTAATTTGCTTAATTTACCTTTACACAAGCAAGATTTTTCAGGTTCCGGACAGTCCCACCCCCTCAAATTGATCCTTATATCAGATAGAAAACTGAGCAAATTTGATTGGACAACTCAAAAGCGACCCTTAAACgcttaaaagttgaaaaatttatgaaaaatggtaaaattttccatttaaatTCTGGCAACACTTTAAAAATCTTAGAACTTAATTGAAGTGAAGATTTTAAGCCTAGTAAAAACTTTCAAGAAGACAACAAGTGGTTTGGTAAAAGTTCTAgacctttttgtattttttcccaTATATTTTCTATGGGGATTCATATGCATGAGAagtaaaaaatcgaacaaatctGCCACTTATTTGCTTAGTTATAATTGTTTCCATTCCAAAAACTTTCTCCTAGCCCTTAACTGTTAAAAAtgcaatattcaaaaaaattaaaaagtgtttCAGAGATTATTAAAGAATTCTTAATaagttcttgaaaatttaagaaaaattgcaaaacagcTGAATTGACTAAGGTTTAAAAGGGTTCTGGTGCTACACATGTTTTTATTATCAACACAATCCAAGTGTTTGATTTTCGTACAGATTATTTACAAATTTGGTGTCATAAATAACATCTAAGAGTTTCTACTGctcagttttcagatttcacAATTGTTCAAATGATTAATGTATATTGCATTGTAAAACGATATACATTATTTCAAGTTCTTTTCTTTTTAAACGGTGCTTGAAGAGTTGTTAAGGTGTTGAAGTAATAAGAATTTCATATAGAATAGAGGTTTATAAAGAAGTTTTAAAGTGTTATACTTAGCACTCACAATAGCTCTCACTAAAACacaaaaacttattcaaaatgtGTTTGTAGCACTTttggagagattttttttttgggtgtatAAACAAGCATTGGGagcaaatataaacaaaaattggcAGAAAATGTTCAGTGTTTAGGAGGTTAAAAGTGCAGTTATGAAATTCTGTATAAAATTGAACAGTAGACGGAATCGATTcagggtcattttttaatttctctaactctggggtctaaaaacttcgcattggttcaaaactcatccatgaattttttacagaatttttcagtaacgtttacatgagtaaattttgacttttagatttgtatgggaaaattgaaattttgtattgaaaaatatcaaaatttttatttattctgtgGAACCGATCCTGTTaagggttttgtgccaatttatcaatttttagggtttgtatggtaaaattgaatattttgtactgtaaaatcaacatcattttctgtggaactgagcctACTTGCTAATGGATTTTGtgcttatttataaattttgttaaggtaattagttttttaacaggggtatgtcttttgacattgataaataagaaattcattttacatcactgctagtgcctagcaaaaatttgtcatgtaatacctcgctaggcactcagcagtgatgtcaattgaatttattgtttgtcGGTTCCAAAATACATACCTCCATTCAAcacataataacttttttgcctaatttgATAAGAAGCTTCAGTCTTCGGCatagttgttcagcagaaaatttggCACAAAAACGATTGACAGGCTCatttccacagaagaaacaaaaacgatgttgatttttcaatacaaaatattcaatttttccatacaaacctgaaagttaaaatttactcatgtaaacgtggATAAATTATGGATTCGTTTTTAAGCAAAACGACGCTTTTAGACtacagggtttgagaaatttaaaaatgacttaaaatcaaCTCAGTCTGTTGAACAGCTCCTATGGCATTTTTTTTGAACACAATCTGTTAGACCATTAAACTGTAAGGTTCGATTCACAAATAACATCCAACTTCCGTAGGAAATATTAAGGGTATAAGTATATGACATATGTATTAGAGAATATAATAACCGACCATCTCTTAAAATGTTGCATGAATGCAACCATAAGCTGCATATAATCTCTAAGCTCTCAAATACTGCTGTTCACACTCGACCTTTAACCGATGGGTTGAATTGAAGTATCCATTCCGATCCATTCAACTTACTTTCTAGTTAACTGAAACAGTTCGTGTATCTTCAACCGTACACTGTTCTTAATGAACTGATTTTCGTAGAAATGATCCAACTCCATTGTGGCGGCACCCATTGTGTATCAAACCGGTACTAACAATCGGCACAACATAGAAGAACCTGAACAGAAACACccgaaatcagaaaaaaattgtcgaagaAGAAAACAGCACAACCGAATCGAACCGACAACAATTAACGACTGAATTTCACCGGCCAAAGGTACCCGgcatttgtttcaaaaagttgAGTACCTACTATCAACCACCCCATTTGAGTAGAGCTCGGTGACAGTTCCCAATTGGATAATCAATAGGTGCTAAGGTACGCTCGAACGTCTGAAGGTATTGATTTTTCCTGTCAAATCTTTGGCACGCTTTCAGTTAGTGGTTCTTATACTTCCTCTGTTTTGGGTGTTTGACACTTTGACAAGAACATAAGACATTCGGAATACCTAATCCCGAATTAAGTTCCCTATGGTTATTTGGTATCGGGGTTTGTTGGATGAGAGGCCTGTTGATGTAATACGGATTGCTAATCCTACAGTCGgctcatcaaattttgatgatactCTCCTACTTTTTGGTGCATTATGAACATTCCGAAGTGTGTTCGTTCCCAActttttgaatgataaaaatgtgaaGGTTGCagcaaatctgttttttttctcgttgtGCTAATATTTGTCAACAAGACTGTAGCTGAGATTATAACGTTACACGGGTGAGATTCTTGGTAGCGTAATTTCAGGGTGATTACGCTATaggtttgttttgttgttgttattttttcgacGGACATTGACTGAATCGCACTCACGACCAAGTTATATACAAAAGAAGTCCTCACGAACATTTCCTCAAACATTTCTGGTCATTTATGAGGGACGTGCTGCTGTTACTGAATAGTTGCTGCTGGTGGTGATGATAATCATaacgaagatgatgatgatgatgatgacagtaATAATAACCTTGAGGGCCTACGTACTAGTATATTAATTTGAAATGGGTGAGCCAGATGTGTTTTATTCAGGGCCAATGTCAGTGTTCAGGGCACTATTCTGGAGCCGGATTGATAATTGTGGTGCGTCActgattataaaaataacaattttacatTTCGGGGTCACGAGAGCAGAaagaatcaaaaagaaaaaaatcgttacttTAAGAAGTGAATgaattcggtcgaatattctgtcgagtttttaataaaaacacaaaagcgattatttcaatttccttctatttcttccatcttaatgcttctcatgtttttgtgtcgattattttcaaccagataaTACTACcagatctttttcaagtaggggtctctctgatttttaaaatgttacccCCATCTGAATGGACATCATATGACTtatcgcttctagggcgtttatcaccaaaaataatggattcctgtgcaatctgggacaaaacaagTCGAATCAGGTGccaatcaatttgaaattctttgttTGATATCGAAATTAGATGAAAGTCGAaattgagcaagatatcttcaaataGTTGTtcaaaagaacgatgatctttaaccttaagcctACCATACTTTTTAACACACGGTCAGGCTTTTCtggacgattttttgaaaaattcgtgaaaaaagggtaaatctgaacaaaactttggccaaaaacatacaagaggaaagtgaaagcaaataatttgaaactaTAGGTTTTCGTTGAATCACAGCAACAGTGATTAAACCGTATCTAAGGATTAATCAAAATTGATGTTAaatatgagatttttttcttcaatcgtttttgaacacaaaatctaaaaattttcaaagagattttttttttctttagcaaATAATAATGAATAAACTCGGCAAAGTTCGGGAAGTTTTGAACAATATCTGGTCATCCTGACCAGATTTGACTTAACTCGAATTTCTTATTGGACTTATGGGCAAGCCcgtatgtataaaaaaaatctggaataaacgattaTCAAAGTAATATGCTATATATAGTGAAGgatacacggatacacctaagatgttCCACTGTTATTCTACAATTATGTTATTGtatgaattttagaaataaatattCGACCTATTCAGCCTGTTCGGCCGAATACTATttggtgagccgaatattcggcttatcGGTCTTTAGGCGGTATTCGGtaacgaatattcggtacatctctaataagTACGATGTTTTAATGCttctttaaaattgattttaaaaaagtccTGAATTCAAATCTGAATTAAGAACGAcctaagaaaaacaaaaatttatttgtcgTTTTCTGAGATTCACCAAAACTACAGCAAAAAATGTCTCGTGTTTTAACTCAGCGAGGTGAACctgcatataagagaagcgacgtctgatccctcttaaaataaaatatgtggcaacatagCCGAAAGCttgtacaaaaaaatcttcagcactgttttctggctcaatgttcaagctctaaagtgagcCCTCagtaaatccaacaaaacaacattgaatttGATGCCCGAAGAATCACGCTAAAAGGTATGAATGACTTCAATTTAGTAAACAATTAGATAGTTTTCTGACTAACAACACGGTCCATCAAAgcagtgaaaaaaattgcaccttatcataaattcatatgacgagcttcaaaattatctgtttgaactacaaCATCAATCACAATACTCTCATTAATGAGTTTTCAATTCGAAAGCTAAAAGCTCGAACGCCAaaagctcggatcgattggaatcgattttgacagttcattTATATCGATTGTATttcagacgtcgcttctcttacatgtaggttcactacttttcatgcaatacttcgggAGGTGCCAGCAGTGATGTTAATTgagtttaatgttttttaatgccaaaagacattccTCTATTTaacagttaataacttttttgcctaataagatacgaagttacggtcttcgacaaagttgttcaacgggaAATTTCTTTTAGAGAATATATAAATCGGTTCCAAAGCAGAAACAGgaaagatgttgatttttcagtacaaaatattacatacaaaccaaaaaaatcaaatttaatcatgtaaacgttacttgaaaatactgcaaaaaatcatggatgagttttgaaccaatacGAAGGTTTTTTCATGACGATTTAGATCACCACTGGATGTAATTTTTCGgggtttcttttgttgattttgttcggtgatgtttttaaaaaaaatcgcttgtTTTACGTTTGGGTCTACTTTATTcgaccatcctcagaaaaaaagcaatttttccgCCTGCTAGGGCCGTCTCTAGTTAGAGCAGAGAGACGGCCCTAGCAGGcggaaaaattgctttttttctgaagatggtcgaATAAAGTAGACCGAAACGTAAAAcaagcgaattttttttaaaacatcaccgaacaaaatcaacaaaagaaatCCCGAAAAAATACGAAGGTTTTgaaaccccagggtttgagaattaaaaaaatggctccaaatcgactcattttatatattactagctgacccgttgtgctttgctacacctttcaaaatcgaatgatattttcagaatttactcAAATGTTtactgttttgttggcattattttaagtcaaataatatcataattcataagcaaccgctataaaatgagagctgcagctggagtttcggatggcaatcc
This sequence is a window from Uranotaenia lowii strain MFRU-FL chromosome 3, ASM2978415v1, whole genome shotgun sequence. Protein-coding genes within it:
- the LOC129754297 gene encoding ATP-binding cassette sub-family G member 1-like isoform X1; its protein translation is MTDLGLSGSDSAMLMNNPNTTSSSSSAATAAPPNGYELTEVSVVDINASLAASAPLLPTPLGTAASTASPVILPAHQRPQCQTVARQNHQLQLSSTPALALAGKGSSGAEVGGFGGNLYNLSNGAELPAVTYNSYTQNVRCKSPPTLVDNLKNGSIGNSQNALCNGALLTNGQTKDSNLPHGLVRKVLNNSENGQKKGMVALTHLPKRPPIDIEFNELAYSVSEGHKRSFKTILKGINGKFRSGELTAIMGPSGAGKSTLMNILAGYKTSNLIGSVLINGKERNLRKFRKLSCYIMQDDRLLPYLTVREAMMVSANLKLEKDISLELKKEIVEEIIDTLGLLEAANTLALNLSGGQRKRLSIALELVNNPPVMFFDEPTSGLDSATCSQLIHLLKSLARGGRTIVCTIHQPSARIFEMFDNLYVLTEGQCIYQGQVNGLVPFLASLGLECPSYHNPANYVMEVACGEHGDWNSKLVTAVNNGKCNNYNQPVLAQSRSQKSIALAAEDHQEKIVSALKLGEDDLVKPSAAEFTAINMPSLEPLNNDSSKFVSSSSKSGEESSAPISTVATATTTLGGSSVVGGIITGPPGSGTAGSSKPTCTTSLLDSTESVSITVPKKQSGFPTSGWMQFWILLKRTFITIMRDQTLTQMRLLSHVIVGAIIGMIYYDIGNEASKIMSNAGCIFFTTMFTMFTAMMPTILTFPTEMSVFVREHLNYWYSLKSFYFAKTVADLPFQVLFTSVYVIVVYYLTSQPMEPKRVGMFVLICILTSLVAQSLGLLIGAGMSVETGVFLGPVSTIPIILFSGFFVNFDVIPSYLQWLTYVSYVRYGFEGAMVSVYGMERAKLQCNEIYCHFRSPQKFLEEMSMDNAEYWIDATALFAFFIGLRVVAYLVLRWKLHSIR